A genomic region of Candidatus Aramenus sp. CH1 contains the following coding sequences:
- a CDS encoding TGS domain-containing protein: MVTNLPAEAKAKWIRVMEAKTPEEKIKAIQDFLSYVPKHKGTENLVYWAKRRLAELREESEKQRHKKSSSLSFFVEKEGAGQVLVLGRQELKNRAVRMLTNVKQDPKDLPVPAMTYYEDVAIQLVNPPPLILDSKLIAGKIIGLARNADAILAVVSNEAEFTRIREFLESNNILLGKPKGRVVIEKSRSHKDGIRIINMGKLVNTDENEVRSYLEGFGIRSAIVKVIGEVTLDDVEKAIFEATTYKPMVILSETKFDAGFPLATFDELDKLRRYLFESLDVIRVYTKEPGEKPTQEPLIMKRGATVLDVARKLHSALSENFKYARVWGPSAKFPGQKVGGDHPLEDKDIVEIKTK, translated from the coding sequence ATGGTAACTAACCTACCTGCAGAGGCCAAAGCCAAGTGGATAAGGGTAATGGAGGCGAAGACCCCTGAGGAGAAGATAAAGGCGATCCAGGACTTCCTAAGCTATGTCCCAAAACACAAGGGGACGGAAAACCTTGTCTACTGGGCAAAAAGGCGTCTAGCGGAACTCAGAGAAGAGAGCGAGAAGCAGAGGCACAAAAAGTCCTCCTCGCTTTCCTTTTTCGTGGAGAAGGAGGGTGCAGGACAAGTTCTAGTCTTGGGCAGGCAGGAGCTGAAAAATAGGGCAGTAAGGATGCTGACTAACGTCAAACAGGATCCCAAAGATCTCCCTGTCCCTGCTATGACGTACTACGAGGACGTTGCCATACAGCTTGTAAACCCGCCTCCCCTGATCCTCGACTCCAAGCTCATCGCTGGAAAGATAATAGGCCTAGCTAGGAACGCGGACGCCATCTTGGCAGTTGTATCCAACGAGGCGGAGTTCACTAGGATTAGGGAGTTCCTGGAGTCTAACAACATCCTGCTAGGCAAGCCCAAAGGTAGAGTGGTCATAGAGAAGTCGAGGAGCCACAAGGATGGGATTAGGATTATAAACATGGGTAAGCTGGTTAACACAGACGAGAACGAGGTGAGGAGCTACCTAGAGGGCTTTGGCATAAGGTCGGCAATCGTCAAGGTGATCGGAGAGGTCACTCTAGACGACGTGGAGAAGGCTATATTTGAGGCGACCACTTACAAGCCAATGGTTATACTCTCAGAGACCAAGTTTGACGCTGGTTTTCCCCTGGCCACCTTCGATGAGTTGGACAAGCTGAGGAGGTACTTGTTCGAGAGCCTCGACGTAATAAGGGTGTATACCAAGGAGCCGGGGGAAAAGCCAACCCAAGAACCCCTCATAATGAAGAGGGGTGCGACTGTACTCGACGTGGCTAGGAAACTCCACAGCGCGCTGTCAGAGAACTTTAAGTACGCCAGGGTTTGGGGTCCCTCAGCAAAGTTCCCTGGGCAGAAGGTAGGAGGAGATCATCCACTTGAGGATAAAGATATTGTAGAAATAAAAACTAAGTAA